The Pantoea phytobeneficialis genome has a segment encoding these proteins:
- the pmbA gene encoding metalloprotease PmbA: MNVSTQVAEQRKVLEQAVAQALELAKASTDGAEVAVTKTTGIGVSTRYGEVENVEFNSDGALGITVYHQNRKGSASSTDLSPDAIKRTVQAAIDIARYTSSDPNAGPADRDLLAFEAPDLDLYHPWEIDADRAIELAAQAEQAALQADKRITNTEGGSFNSHVGIKVFGNSHGMLQSYCSSRHSLSSCVIAEQNGEMERDYAYTIGRDINDLQSADWVGAECARRVLSRLAPRKLSTMQAPVIFAPEVATGLFGHLVGAISGSSVYRKSTFLLDALGTQILPEWLTIEEKPHLLKGLASTPFDSEGVRTQARDIIKNGVLQNWLLTSYSARKLGLQSTGHAGGIHNWRIAGQGHSFADLLKQMGRGLVVTELMGQGVSAITGDYSRGAAGYWVENGEIQYPVSEITIAGNLKDMWRNMVTVGNDIETRSNIQCGSVLLPEMKIAGQ; the protein is encoded by the coding sequence ATGAACGTATCTACTCAGGTTGCAGAACAACGTAAAGTGTTGGAACAGGCTGTCGCACAGGCGCTGGAACTGGCGAAAGCCAGCACCGATGGCGCAGAAGTGGCGGTGACCAAAACCACCGGTATCGGTGTCAGTACCCGCTACGGCGAAGTGGAAAACGTCGAATTTAACAGCGATGGCGCACTCGGCATCACCGTTTATCATCAGAATCGCAAAGGCAGTGCTTCCTCGACCGACCTCAGCCCGGATGCCATCAAACGCACCGTGCAGGCGGCGATCGATATTGCCCGCTACACCTCAAGCGATCCCAATGCTGGCCCGGCGGATCGCGATTTGCTGGCGTTCGAGGCACCGGATCTCGATCTCTACCATCCGTGGGAGATCGATGCCGATCGCGCCATTGAGCTGGCCGCGCAGGCGGAACAGGCTGCGCTACAGGCTGACAAGCGTATCACCAACACCGAAGGCGGCAGCTTCAACAGCCACGTCGGTATCAAAGTTTTTGGCAACAGTCATGGCATGTTGCAAAGCTACTGCTCCAGCCGCCACTCGCTCTCCAGTTGCGTGATTGCCGAGCAGAACGGCGAGATGGAACGTGATTACGCCTACACCATTGGCCGTGATATCAACGATCTGCAAAGCGCGGATTGGGTTGGTGCTGAATGCGCGCGTCGCGTGCTGTCACGCCTGGCGCCACGCAAACTCTCCACCATGCAAGCGCCAGTGATTTTCGCCCCGGAAGTGGCAACCGGATTGTTTGGCCATTTGGTGGGGGCCATCAGCGGCAGCAGCGTCTATCGTAAATCCACCTTCCTGCTGGATGCGTTGGGCACGCAGATCCTGCCGGAATGGCTGACCATCGAAGAGAAACCGCATTTGCTGAAAGGGCTGGCCTCAACGCCGTTTGACAGCGAAGGGGTACGCACTCAGGCGCGTGACATTATCAAAAATGGCGTGCTGCAAAACTGGCTGTTGACCAGCTACTCCGCGCGCAAACTCGGTCTGCAAAGCACCGGCCATGCGGGCGGTATCCACAACTGGCGCATTGCCGGTCAGGGCCACAGCTTCGCAGATTTGCTGAAGCAGATGGGGCGTGGCCTGGTGGTGACCGAGCTGATGGGGCAGGGTGTGAGCGCCATTACCGGTGACTATTCACGCGGTGCTGCCGGTTACTGGGTGGAGAACGGTGAGATCCAGTACCCGGTGAGCGAAATCACCATCGCCGGCAACCTGAAGGATATGTGGCGCAATATGGTCACTGTCGGCAACGATATTGAAACCCGCAGCAACATCCAGTGTGGATCGGTGCTGCTACCGGAGAT
- the yjgA gene encoding ribosome biogenesis factor YjgA has translation MTKQPEDWLDDVPDNQEEEDEEIIWVSKSEIKRDAEELKRLGAELVDLGKNSLDKIPLDEDLRAAIELAQRIKKEGRRRQLQLIGKMLRARDEDPIRQALDKLKNRHNQQVALFHKLENLRDRLIEQGDDVMAEVINLYPQADRQQLRSMIRNAQKEKAGNKPPKSARQIFQYLRELAEAQ, from the coding sequence ATGACCAAGCAGCCCGAAGACTGGCTCGATGATGTGCCGGATAATCAGGAAGAAGAAGACGAAGAGATTATCTGGGTCAGTAAAAGCGAAATTAAACGCGATGCCGAGGAGCTGAAGCGCCTGGGTGCCGAGTTAGTTGATCTGGGGAAAAACTCCCTCGATAAAATTCCACTCGACGAAGATTTACGTGCCGCGATTGAACTGGCGCAGCGTATTAAGAAAGAAGGTCGCCGCCGCCAGTTGCAGCTGATCGGCAAAATGCTGCGCGCGCGCGATGAAGATCCGATCCGCCAGGCACTGGATAAGCTGAAAAACCGCCACAACCAGCAGGTTGCGCTGTTCCATAAACTGGAAAACTTACGCGATCGTCTGATTGAGCAAGGTGATGATGTGATGGCCGAGGTGATCAACCTCTATCCGCAGGCGGATCGCCAGCAACTGCGCAGTATGATCCGTAATGCGCAGAAAGAGAAAGCCGGTAACAAGCCACCGAAATCCGCGCGTCAGATTTTCCAGTATTTGCGTGAGCTGGCTGAAGCACAATAA